The Pelistega ratti genome window below encodes:
- a CDS encoding alanine/glycine:cation symporter family protein produces the protein MESLNEFIANIGGLVWGPYMLTFLVGTGVYLTLRLAFLQVRMLPFALKQAFSKHPNTDNHEGDISHFGALMTALSATIGTGNIAGVATAVVLGGAGAVFWMWVSAFFGMATKYAEGILAVKYRVTNSKGEMSGGPMYYLERGCNLKWLAILFALFGTIASFGIGSSVQSNSVAASLQTSLDIDTWKTGIVLTIFTGLVILGGIKGISRAASIIVPFMAIVYVAGGIVVMFYHADLVIPAIEKILSEAFTGSAALGGAVGLAIRYGVARGVFSNEAGMGSAPIAAAAAKTDHPARQAFVSMTATFLDTMVVCAITGITIVIGLLTIPEGTIAAGTTGASLTVQTFDYLLPGVGGSLVTFGLIFFAYSTILGWCYYGEKCAGYVFGDKSVPVYRVIYVLTVLLGTLEFQGDAKSTTEIVWGLSDVFNGLMAIPNLIGLVLLSGVVVKETKDFLEKRRKGELP, from the coding sequence ATGGAATCTTTAAATGAGTTTATTGCGAATATTGGGGGCTTAGTCTGGGGCCCCTATATGCTAACGTTTTTGGTGGGTACGGGAGTATATCTCACCCTACGATTAGCTTTTTTACAGGTGCGTATGTTGCCTTTTGCCTTAAAACAGGCATTTAGTAAACATCCTAATACAGATAATCATGAGGGGGATATTTCACATTTTGGTGCCTTGATGACGGCATTATCAGCGACAATTGGTACAGGTAATATTGCTGGTGTAGCGACAGCGGTGGTGCTAGGTGGTGCTGGTGCGGTATTCTGGATGTGGGTGAGTGCTTTTTTTGGTATGGCGACCAAATATGCAGAAGGTATTTTGGCAGTTAAGTATCGTGTAACCAATAGCAAAGGTGAAATGAGTGGTGGCCCGATGTATTACCTTGAGAGAGGGTGTAATCTTAAATGGTTAGCCATTCTTTTTGCACTTTTTGGGACGATTGCTTCTTTTGGTATTGGTAGTTCAGTACAGTCGAACTCTGTCGCTGCCTCTTTACAAACCAGTTTAGATATTGATACATGGAAAACGGGTATTGTGCTCACCATTTTTACGGGTTTAGTAATTTTAGGTGGTATTAAAGGCATCTCTCGTGCAGCATCTATTATTGTTCCCTTTATGGCAATTGTCTATGTGGCTGGTGGTATTGTTGTTATGTTTTATCATGCGGACTTAGTGATTCCTGCCATTGAAAAAATTCTGTCAGAAGCCTTTACAGGGTCTGCGGCATTAGGTGGTGCTGTTGGTTTAGCCATTCGATACGGTGTTGCACGAGGGGTATTCTCTAATGAAGCGGGGATGGGTTCGGCACCGATTGCAGCAGCCGCGGCTAAAACAGATCACCCTGCTCGTCAGGCTTTTGTATCCATGACCGCAACATTCCTTGATACGATGGTAGTATGTGCGATCACAGGGATTACGATAGTCATTGGTTTATTAACAATACCTGAGGGAACAATTGCTGCAGGTACAACAGGAGCATCTCTAACGGTGCAAACGTTTGACTATTTATTACCCGGGGTGGGTGGTTCATTAGTAACCTTTGGTTTGATCTTCTTTGCCTATTCTACTATTCTGGGTTGGTGTTACTATGGTGAGAAGTGTGCTGGCTATGTATTTGGTGATAAATCAGTACCCGTTTATCGTGTTATCTATGTACTAACCGTTTTATTAGGTACATTAGAATTCCAAGGTGATGCCAAATCAACAACAGAGATTGTATGGGGGTTATCAGATGTATTTAATGGTCTAATGGCAATTCCTAATCTCATTGGTTTAGTCTTATTGTCAGGTGTGGTCGTGAAAGAAACAAAAGATTTCCTTGAGAAACGCCGTAAAGGTGAATTACCTTAA
- a CDS encoding DUF3791 domain-containing protein, translating into MMANPVLLQRKYARIIVLLAEQLHISLAQALDYFMRSKTYELMSEGIADIHCLSDAYLAEEIIREYTS; encoded by the coding sequence ATGATGGCAAATCCTGTTCTCTTACAACGCAAGTATGCCCGAATTATTGTATTACTTGCAGAGCAATTACATATCTCATTAGCCCAAGCACTAGATTACTTTATGCGTTCAAAAACCTATGAATTAATGAGCGAAGGAATTGCCGATATACATTGCTTGAGTGATGCCTATTTAGCCGAAGAAATTATTCGAGAATACACATCGTAG
- a CDS encoding sulfite exporter TauE/SafE family protein has translation MTLATALFLLLLGCFSGFLAGLLGVGGGMTIVPFLTLIFGIYQLVPSEYVVHSAIATAMATIVFTSLSSMQAHHRMGGVIWRIVLQITPGIILGGFLSGTLIFQWLNMAWLSFVFALFVFYSAYNMLMNKKPKPSRQLPGWLGMTGVGVVIGAVSGLVGAGGGFMSVPFMVWSNVPLKKAVSTSAAIGFPIAVANSFAYIVGGWNTLGEHDGMIGYLYWPALLLLISMSMLFAPLGAKYAQILPVDKLKKIFALLLFVIASMMMHKALEAFGLIG, from the coding sequence ATGACACTAGCGACTGCCCTCTTTTTATTACTTCTAGGGTGTTTTAGTGGCTTTCTAGCTGGTTTATTGGGGGTTGGTGGAGGAATGACGATCGTTCCTTTCCTTACCCTGATTTTTGGTATCTATCAATTAGTACCTAGTGAGTATGTCGTGCATTCTGCTATTGCGACAGCAATGGCAACGATTGTATTCACTTCTTTGTCCAGTATGCAAGCGCACCACCGTATGGGAGGGGTCATTTGGCGAATTGTTCTACAAATAACACCGGGGATTATACTGGGCGGTTTTTTATCGGGTACGCTGATTTTCCAGTGGCTTAATATGGCATGGTTGTCATTTGTATTTGCTTTATTTGTTTTTTATTCTGCCTACAATATGTTGATGAATAAAAAGCCTAAACCTAGTCGCCAATTACCCGGTTGGTTAGGTATGACGGGGGTCGGTGTAGTGATTGGGGCTGTTTCTGGGCTTGTAGGGGCTGGTGGTGGATTTATGTCTGTGCCTTTTATGGTCTGGTCTAATGTTCCTCTCAAAAAAGCGGTTTCTACTTCGGCGGCTATTGGTTTTCCGATTGCTGTTGCCAATAGTTTTGCCTATATTGTCGGTGGGTGGAATACCTTAGGTGAGCATGACGGTATGATTGGATATCTGTACTGGCCAGCCCTTTTGCTTTTAATCTCTATGAGTATGCTATTTGCACCATTAGGTGCAAAATATGCGCAGATATTGCCCGTTGATAAGCTCAAAAAGATTTTTGCTTTATTACTTTTTGTGATTGCGTCTATGATGATGCATAAGGCATTAGAGGCTTTCGGTTTAATCGGCTAA
- a CDS encoding CreA family protein, with protein sequence MKKYLTLFFLLTLFLSPFQTAQAQEELACVSTTWRVVNNDKVCVKAFKDPDIDGIVCHLSYAKTGGISGALGVAENPSRFALSCHQVGPLKSTKGIPPKKEKVFTQKMSFLFKDLNITRLTDIENNAIIYLVLSEKIIDGSPYNSLSTVPLMPWNGEEPLVIFNKK encoded by the coding sequence ATGAAAAAATACCTCACTTTGTTCTTTTTACTCACTTTATTTTTAAGTCCTTTTCAAACAGCACAAGCACAGGAAGAGCTTGCTTGCGTTAGTACCACTTGGCGTGTTGTTAATAATGATAAGGTATGTGTCAAAGCCTTTAAAGACCCTGATATTGACGGTATTGTTTGTCATCTATCTTATGCCAAAACAGGTGGAATTTCAGGGGCATTAGGGGTTGCCGAAAATCCTTCTCGCTTTGCCCTTTCTTGCCATCAAGTAGGCCCTCTTAAATCAACAAAGGGTATTCCGCCTAAAAAGGAAAAAGTCTTTACACAAAAAATGAGTTTCTTATTCAAAGATCTTAATATTACCCGTCTCACCGATATAGAAAATAATGCCATTATTTATCTTGTATTAAGTGAAAAAATTATTGATGGCTCTCCCTATAATAGCCTTTCAACCGTTCCTTTAATGCCATGGAATGGCGAAGAGCCTTTGGTGATTTTTAATAAAAAATAA
- a CDS encoding DUF3791 domain-containing protein yields the protein MKDIGTTFQIHHQQELEFVLFCIDFIAKKLCMPTTLIYQKLAKSGLLQDYIVANYEILHTLGKDYLVEDIIGLMQEKNLL from the coding sequence ATGAAAGACATTGGCACAACATTTCAAATTCATCACCAACAAGAGCTTGAGTTTGTACTCTTTTGCATTGATTTTATTGCTAAAAAACTTTGTATGCCAACTACTTTAATCTATCAAAAATTAGCAAAAAGTGGTTTATTACAAGATTATATTGTGGCAAATTACGAAATATTACATACGCTTGGCAAGGACTATTTAGTGGAAGATATTATTGGTTTAATGCAAGAGAAGAATTTATTATGA
- a CDS encoding transporter substrate-binding domain-containing protein, protein MRSLFITLGLVMGFTSMAFANQESREIKIGTESAYAPFEYKNEKGELVGFDIDVGNAICEKLNAKCVWVEQPFESLLPGLQARKFDIVHASLTHNAAREKVINFSESVYAIPTQLLAKKGSGLEPTVESLKGKRVGALQGSAQEAYAKQVWGKKGVKIVSYTEQDQTFIDLGAGRIDAAILEKPNGYAGLLSKPEGKDYEYVGEPLVHPLLANKIGLGFRKQDKQLKAEVDEAILALRKEGVIAQLAEKYFQKDELDLLD, encoded by the coding sequence ATGCGTTCATTATTCATAACTCTTGGCTTGGTGATGGGTTTCACCAGTATGGCTTTTGCAAACCAAGAAAGTAGAGAAATTAAAATTGGTACGGAATCGGCTTATGCCCCATTTGAGTACAAAAATGAAAAGGGTGAGTTAGTCGGATTTGATATTGATGTGGGTAATGCTATTTGTGAAAAATTAAACGCAAAATGCGTATGGGTAGAGCAACCTTTTGAGTCGCTTTTACCGGGGTTACAAGCACGTAAATTTGATATTGTTCATGCGAGCTTGACGCATAATGCAGCCCGTGAGAAAGTGATTAATTTCTCTGAGAGTGTTTATGCAATTCCTACGCAGTTATTAGCTAAAAAAGGGAGTGGTCTTGAGCCAACGGTAGAGTCGCTTAAAGGTAAACGGGTCGGTGCTTTACAAGGAAGTGCGCAAGAAGCGTATGCTAAACAAGTATGGGGTAAGAAAGGGGTAAAAATTGTTTCTTATACCGAGCAAGATCAAACCTTTATTGACCTAGGTGCAGGACGTATTGATGCGGCCATTCTGGAAAAACCAAATGGTTATGCTGGCTTACTCAGTAAACCAGAGGGTAAAGATTACGAATATGTGGGTGAGCCACTTGTCCATCCTTTATTGGCCAATAAAATTGGATTGGGTTTTCGTAAACAGGATAAGCAATTAAAAGCAGAAGTCGATGAGGCAATTTTAGCTTTGCGCAAAGAAGGTGTTATTGCTCAGTTAGCTGAAAAATATTTCCAAAAAGATGAATTAGATTTGCTTGACTAA
- a CDS encoding RNA-binding S4 domain-containing protein, with protein MSTLEKLRIDKWLWAARFYKTRSLAADEIGKGRVLINGQLCKPAREVKVGDSVIIRQTQMEREVEVKALSSVRGPAPVAQTLYEETAESITKREAERERRRFVYEPADDYTKGRPTKKDRRELEHWRRVF; from the coding sequence ATGAGTACCTTAGAAAAACTACGCATTGATAAATGGTTATGGGCGGCACGATTTTATAAAACACGTTCGTTAGCCGCAGATGAAATCGGTAAAGGTCGAGTATTGATTAACGGACAATTATGTAAGCCTGCTCGAGAAGTGAAAGTAGGCGATAGTGTTATCATTCGACAAACGCAAATGGAACGTGAGGTAGAAGTAAAAGCCTTGAGTAGTGTTAGAGGGCCTGCACCTGTTGCCCAAACACTTTATGAAGAAACGGCTGAAAGTATTACCAAGCGAGAAGCCGAGCGAGAGCGCCGCCGTTTTGTCTATGAACCAGCTGATGACTACACCAAAGGGCGACCCACCAAAAAAGATCGCCGAGAGTTAGAACATTGGCGTAGGGTATTTTAA
- a CDS encoding ABC transporter permease — MFLDGYANQVLTGTIETIKLAFFSLLVAFVLGLLAAAGKLFGNWFFRVWAQVYTTVIRSIPDLVLMLLVFFGIQQLLNAFTDAIQIDQIDLDPFVTGILTIGFIYGAYFAETFRGAFLAVPKGQLEAGKAYGLTKYQIFMRILFPQMMRFALPGIGNNWLIVLKATALVSIIGLADIVLVSQQAGRATGKMFFFILVAGVIYLILTTLSNLVLWWLEKKYSAGVREAKL; from the coding sequence ATGTTTTTAGACGGTTATGCCAATCAGGTCTTGACGGGAACGATAGAGACGATTAAGTTGGCTTTCTTTTCTTTATTAGTTGCTTTTGTTTTGGGGCTTTTAGCCGCAGCAGGCAAATTATTTGGTAATTGGTTTTTTAGAGTATGGGCACAGGTCTATACAACCGTTATCCGAAGTATTCCTGATTTGGTGTTGATGCTATTGGTATTTTTTGGGATTCAACAACTGCTTAATGCGTTTACAGATGCAATACAGATAGATCAGATTGATCTTGATCCTTTTGTAACAGGGATTCTAACGATTGGTTTTATTTATGGTGCTTATTTTGCAGAAACCTTCCGTGGGGCTTTTTTAGCAGTACCTAAAGGGCAGTTAGAAGCTGGAAAAGCCTATGGTCTGACCAAGTACCAAATTTTTATGCGTATTTTATTCCCACAGATGATGCGTTTTGCTTTGCCGGGGATTGGTAATAATTGGTTGATTGTCTTAAAAGCAACGGCATTAGTCTCTATTATTGGGTTAGCGGATATTGTGTTGGTATCACAACAAGCTGGGCGAGCAACTGGGAAGATGTTCTTTTTTATCCTTGTGGCAGGGGTTATTTATCTTATTCTAACAACACTATCTAATCTGGTATTGTGGTGGTTAGAGAAGAAGTATTCAGCAGGGGTTCGAGAGGCTAAATTATGA
- a CDS encoding ABC transporter ATP-binding protein — protein MFKLDIKDIHKSYGENEVLKGVSLQAKAGDVIAIIGSSGSGKSTFLRCINFLEFPNSGSISLMGETVEIIKDKRGNGRVRDEKKLQSFRTKLAMVFQHFNLWAHMTALENIIEAPIHVLGLSKEEAIKRARHYLQKVGLPEAVEHQYPSQMSGGQQQRVAIARALAMEPEVMLFDEPTSALDPELVGEVLKVMQQLAEEGRTMIVVTHEMGFARNLATQVMFLHKGCVEEQGTPDEVFNHTKSPRLQQFLSGNLK, from the coding sequence ATGTTTAAATTAGATATAAAAGATATTCATAAATCATATGGTGAAAATGAGGTACTTAAAGGCGTATCTTTACAAGCCAAAGCAGGGGATGTGATTGCGATTATTGGTTCAAGTGGATCAGGCAAAAGTACCTTTTTACGCTGCATTAACTTCCTTGAGTTCCCCAATAGTGGTTCTATTTCGCTGATGGGTGAAACAGTAGAGATTATTAAAGATAAACGGGGTAATGGCCGTGTACGAGATGAGAAAAAATTACAATCTTTCCGTACCAAATTAGCCATGGTGTTTCAGCATTTTAATTTATGGGCACATATGACAGCCCTAGAAAATATTATTGAAGCCCCTATTCATGTTTTGGGGTTGAGTAAAGAAGAAGCGATTAAACGGGCGCGTCATTATCTTCAAAAAGTGGGTTTGCCAGAAGCGGTAGAGCACCAGTATCCCTCACAAATGTCGGGTGGTCAGCAACAGCGTGTAGCCATTGCACGTGCATTGGCGATGGAGCCTGAAGTGATGTTGTTTGATGAACCTACCTCAGCATTAGACCCTGAATTGGTTGGTGAGGTCTTAAAAGTGATGCAACAATTGGCAGAAGAAGGGCGAACGATGATTGTGGTAACGCATGAAATGGGGTTTGCACGTAATTTGGCAACACAGGTGATGTTCTTACATAAAGGTTGTGTAGAAGAACAAGGTACACCGGATGAGGTCTTTAATCATACGAAAAGCCCTCGTCTTCAACAGTTCTTATCAGGTAATTTAAAATAA
- a CDS encoding integrase core domain-containing protein — MNIHKNTRLLPRQREEIWLAYTQNKQNVTSLAKEYKVSRPTIYKILKLARGRLLKPQTSINNRFRQAKFGIKRLAKVEKSIQERLKKQAKRYNKSYPGEMVHVDTKRLPLLKGQHTQSQREYLFVAIDDYSRELYAAIMPDKTAFSAATFLTQHLIDPCPYTIEVIYSDNGTEYKGTKEHEFGKACYQHHINQKFTKVANPKTNGKAERVIRTLMQMWHDKHEFTDSQHRKQELTRFINFYNTVKPHSALVYQDQLGHKRTLTPYEYLEIYFANSVNNA; from the coding sequence ATGAATATACACAAAAACACTCGCTTATTACCTCGCCAAAGAGAAGAGATTTGGCTAGCTTACACGCAAAACAAACAAAATGTCACTTCTTTAGCGAAAGAATACAAGGTTTCTCGCCCCACCATCTATAAGATACTCAAACTCGCTCGTGGTCGATTATTAAAACCTCAGACCAGTATCAATAATCGGTTTAGACAGGCTAAATTTGGGATTAAACGCTTAGCCAAAGTAGAAAAGTCCATCCAAGAACGATTAAAAAAACAAGCCAAACGCTATAATAAATCCTATCCTGGCGAGATGGTTCATGTCGATACAAAACGCTTGCCTTTACTGAAAGGACAACACACGCAAAGTCAAAGGGAATATCTGTTTGTGGCTATCGATGATTACTCGCGTGAATTATATGCGGCTATTATGCCAGATAAAACCGCCTTTAGCGCAGCTACGTTCTTAACCCAACATCTGATAGACCCTTGTCCTTATACCATAGAGGTTATTTACTCGGATAATGGAACAGAATACAAAGGAACAAAAGAACATGAGTTTGGTAAAGCCTGTTATCAACATCATATCAATCAAAAATTTACTAAAGTCGCCAATCCTAAAACCAATGGAAAAGCAGAAAGGGTGATTAGAACCTTAATGCAAATGTGGCATGATAAACATGAATTTACCGATAGCCAGCATAGAAAACAGGAGCTTACCCGATTTATTAATTTCTACAACACCGTAAAACCACATAGTGCTCTTGTTTACCAAGATCAACTTGGTCATAAACGGACACTGACACCTTACGAATATTTAGAAATTTATTTTGCAAATAGTGTAAACAACGCTTGA
- a CDS encoding lysine exporter LysO family protein, producing the protein MIDILMALYPIFLSLLVGMIVGRFGSEQLSCRIVKLLSPFIWVLLFAIGYKFGLVVENLQNIVDVIKLALIFSIGCSFFVGIGIYLLYPQPIKKQKNKVSLLSIWHILKECAFALLAIILGDVLAQGLVYLGWNTSFMPSSNTFLYLLLFIIGVDIINAPFSFKTIHKPLLLMPIAILITSSLGGMLLAWMMNLTLQQGLVLAGGFGWFSLSGAMVTAEWGEFYGAIAVLTDLFREIIAIVVLFFMGALYPNPSIAIAGATAMDTTLPIIKKAAGNHAIALAIYIGAVLSLIVPFWLAFLLSGF; encoded by the coding sequence ATGATTGATATTCTGATGGCATTGTATCCTATTTTTCTTTCCCTTCTCGTGGGTATGATTGTAGGACGATTTGGATCAGAACAACTCTCTTGTCGAATTGTTAAATTATTATCTCCCTTTATCTGGGTACTTCTTTTTGCTATTGGCTATAAATTTGGCTTGGTGGTAGAAAATTTACAGAATATTGTTGATGTCATTAAATTAGCACTTATTTTTTCTATTGGGTGTAGTTTCTTTGTCGGTATCGGTATTTATCTCTTATATCCACAGCCCATTAAAAAACAGAAAAATAAAGTCTCTCTACTGAGCATTTGGCATATTCTCAAAGAATGTGCCTTTGCATTACTCGCTATTATCTTAGGTGATGTATTGGCACAAGGGTTAGTGTATCTGGGTTGGAATACCTCATTCATGCCCTCATCAAATACCTTTCTCTACCTTTTACTGTTTATTATAGGGGTTGATATTATTAATGCCCCATTTTCATTTAAGACTATCCATAAACCCCTCCTCTTAATGCCTATTGCTATTCTGATAACCTCTTCTCTTGGCGGTATGCTACTTGCATGGATGATGAATCTCACGTTACAACAAGGCCTTGTTTTAGCAGGTGGCTTTGGTTGGTTCTCCCTATCAGGGGCAATGGTAACGGCAGAGTGGGGAGAATTTTATGGGGCAATTGCCGTATTGACTGATCTCTTTAGAGAAATTATCGCTATTGTTGTTTTATTCTTTATGGGAGCATTATACCCTAACCCCTCTATCGCTATTGCAGGGGCTACCGCCATGGATACCACCCTCCCGATTATTAAAAAAGCAGCAGGTAATCATGCTATTGCACTCGCTATTTATATTGGTGCTGTGCTAAGCCTGATTGTCCCCTTTTGGTTAGCTTTTTTATTGAGTGGGTTTTAA
- a CDS encoding transporter substrate-binding domain-containing protein: MRSLFIAISLAMGVSSVALAQSYQEIKIGTAPAYAPFEYKNEQGELVGFDIDVAHAICERLKTKCVWVEQPFESLMPGLQARKFDIIHSGLTHNAMREKVINFSEDIYAIPTQLLAKKGSGFEPTVESLKGKRVGALQGSAQEAYAKQEWGKKGVKIVSYTEQVQTFIDLAAGRIDAAIIEKPNGYAGFLSKPEGQDYEYVGEPLEHPLLANKIGIGLRKQDKQLKADIDAAILALRQEGVIAKLAEKHFQAGELNLLD; encoded by the coding sequence ATGCGTTCATTATTTATTGCCATCAGTTTAGCCATGGGGGTTTCAAGTGTCGCCCTTGCGCAATCCTATCAAGAAATCAAAATTGGTACGGCACCAGCCTATGCGCCTTTTGAGTACAAGAATGAACAAGGTGAGTTGGTAGGGTTTGATATCGATGTTGCACATGCTATCTGTGAGCGATTAAAAACCAAATGTGTTTGGGTTGAACAACCATTTGAATCGTTGATGCCTGGTTTGCAAGCGCGTAAGTTTGATATTATCCATTCAGGTCTAACACATAATGCCATGCGAGAAAAGGTGATTAATTTCTCAGAAGATATTTATGCGATTCCCACTCAATTATTGGCAAAAAAAGGCAGTGGTTTTGAGCCAACGGTAGAGTCGCTTAAAGGCAAACGGGTCGGTGCTTTACAAGGGAGTGCACAAGAAGCCTATGCTAAACAAGAATGGGGGAAGAAAGGGGTAAAAATTGTTTCTTATACCGAGCAAGTACAGACCTTTATCGATTTAGCCGCAGGACGAATTGATGCCGCGATTATAGAGAAACCAAATGGTTATGCTGGCTTTTTGAGTAAACCTGAAGGGCAAGATTATGAATATGTTGGAGAGCCTTTAGAGCATCCTTTATTAGCGAATAAAATTGGTATTGGTTTGCGTAAACAAGATAAGCAATTAAAAGCGGATATTGATGCCGCTATTTTGGCATTACGTCAAGAAGGTGTTATTGCTAAATTAGCAGAAAAACATTTTCAAGCAGGTGAGTTAAACCTACTGGATTAG
- the hisM gene encoding histidine ABC transporter permease HisM, with protein MIEAVDNFLMILNDYWKPFIFWDGTEFSGLAVTLWLLVLSVSLGFVLALPLSIARVSKNRWMSGSVWLFTYIFRGTPLYIQILLIYSGMISLDWVKNEPMLNDFFMSGYNCVVLALMLNTLAYTIEIFAGYIKSTNHGEVEAAYAFGMSKAKVYRRIILPSALRRAIPAYSNEVILMLHSTSLAFTATVPDILKVARDANSETYLTFTSYGTAALIYMVMSFIIVAIFRMIERRALAFLAYEKK; from the coding sequence ATGATCGAAGCTGTTGATAATTTTTTAATGATTTTAAATGACTACTGGAAACCCTTTATCTTTTGGGATGGTACAGAGTTCTCAGGGTTAGCGGTAACGCTATGGTTATTGGTTCTTTCGGTAAGTCTTGGCTTTGTGCTAGCCTTACCTTTATCGATTGCACGCGTTTCTAAAAACCGTTGGATGAGTGGTTCGGTTTGGTTATTTACCTATATCTTTCGGGGAACGCCACTTTATATCCAGATTTTGTTAATTTATAGCGGTATGATTAGTTTAGATTGGGTAAAAAATGAACCAATGCTAAACGATTTCTTCATGAGTGGTTATAATTGTGTCGTTTTAGCCTTAATGTTAAATACATTAGCTTATACGATTGAGATTTTTGCAGGTTATATCAAATCCACTAATCACGGAGAAGTAGAAGCGGCTTATGCCTTTGGTATGAGTAAAGCAAAGGTTTATCGCCGAATTATTTTACCTTCTGCTTTACGTCGAGCCATTCCTGCGTATAGTAATGAAGTGATTTTGATGTTGCATTCTACGTCATTGGCGTTTACTGCAACAGTGCCTGATATTTTAAAAGTCGCTCGTGATGCTAACTCAGAAACCTATCTGACATTTACCTCTTATGGTACAGCTGCACTGATTTATATGGTGATGTCATTTATTATTGTGGCAATATTTAGAATGATTGAGCGTAGAGCGCTTGCTTTTTTAGCCTACGAAAAGAAATAG
- a CDS encoding GNAT family N-acetyltransferase has protein sequence MTTVTPFTLPFHPVQLEGFGLILEPMKPAHEPGLAKAAEDGELWKIHYASVPAPDQEAQYIKQALHEQAQGKALVFTIRDAKTKEIIGTTRYYSIIPECARLHIGYTWYAQSYQRTFANTAAKYLLLYYAFESLKANVVAWRTDILNERSQKAIERLGAKKDGIIRGDQLRRDGTVRDSVVYSMTKDEWTTTHKTRLKSIVEQHHTL, from the coding sequence ATGACCACCGTTACACCATTTACGCTTCCCTTTCACCCTGTGCAATTAGAGGGATTTGGGCTTATTTTAGAACCAATGAAACCCGCCCACGAGCCGGGATTAGCCAAAGCAGCAGAAGATGGTGAACTATGGAAAATACATTATGCCTCCGTGCCTGCACCAGACCAAGAAGCACAATATATCAAACAGGCTTTACATGAACAAGCACAAGGAAAAGCACTGGTTTTTACAATTAGAGATGCCAAAACCAAAGAAATTATTGGTACAACACGCTATTATTCTATTATTCCTGAATGTGCGCGTTTACATATTGGTTATACCTGGTATGCCCAGTCCTACCAACGTACCTTTGCAAATACTGCCGCCAAATATCTTTTACTCTATTATGCTTTTGAAAGTCTAAAGGCAAATGTCGTGGCATGGCGAACCGATATTCTAAACGAACGCTCTCAAAAAGCGATTGAACGTCTTGGGGCTAAAAAAGATGGCATTATTCGAGGCGATCAATTACGGCGAGATGGTACCGTCAGGGATTCTGTTGTCTATAGCATGACAAAAGACGAATGGACTACCACCCATAAAACACGTTTAAAATCAATAGTAGAACAACATCACACCCTATAA